From a region of the Tiliqua scincoides isolate rTilSci1 chromosome 4, rTilSci1.hap2, whole genome shotgun sequence genome:
- the LPAR3 gene encoding lysophosphatidic acid receptor 3 — protein MILMNECHYDKRMDFFYNRSNTATVDEWSGTTLIIVLCFGTFFCLFIFLSNSLVIAAVVKNKKFHYPFYYLLANLAAADFFAGIAYVFLMFNTGPVSKTLTVNRWFLRQGLLDTSLTASLANLLVIAVERHLSVVRMRVHSNLTKKRVTFFILLIWAIAIFMGAVPTLGWNCLCDISSCSSLAPIYSRSYLIFWTVSNLGVFFIMVVVYIRIYMYVKRKTNILSPHMSGSISRRRTPMKLMKTVMAVLGAFVVCWTPGLVVLLLDGLNCTRCEVQNVKRWFLLLALLNSIMNPIIYSYKDDEMSSTMRRMICCSSEEKTQERRSSRIPSAVLNRSTDSSSHYIENGISQGIISGKENT, from the exons atgatatt GATGAATGAATGCCACTATGATAAACGCATGGACTTCTTTTATAACAGGAGTAACACGGCCACTGTGGATGAATGGTCAGGGACCACTCTGATCATCGTGTTATGCTTTGGGACCTTCTTCTgtctctttatttttctttctaattCACTGGTCATCGCTGCTGTGGTCAAAAACAAGAAGTTTCACTACCCATTCTATTACTTGCTCGCTAATCTTGCGGCTGCAGATTTTTTTGCTGGCATCGCTTATGTGTTCTTGATGTTCAACACCGGTCCAGTGTCTAAAACATTAACTGTGAACAGGTGGTTTTTGCGCCAGGGACTTCTGGACACCAGCCTGACAGCTTCTCTGGCCAACTTGCTGGTAATTGCTGTTGAGCGGCACTTGTCTGTTGTTCGGATGAGGGTTCACAGTAACCTCACCAAGAAGAGGGTCACCTTTTTCATTTTGTTGATCTGGGCCATAGCTATCTTCATGGGTGCGGTGCCCACACTGGGCTGGAACTGTCTCTGTGACATTTCATCATGCTCTTCCCTGGCTCCTATTTACAGCAGGAGTTACTTAATATTTTGGACAGTTTCCAACTTGGGGGTTTTCTTTATCATGGTGGTAGTATACATAAGAATCTACATGTATGTCAAGAGGAAAACCAACATTCTATCCCCACACATGAGTGGTTCCATCAGCCGCAGGAGGACTCCAATGAAGCTCATGAAGACAGTAATGGCTGTGTTAG GAGCCTTTGTTGTGTGCTGGACTCCTGGTCTTGTCGTTCTGCTTCTTGATGGCTTAAACTGCACCCGCTGCGAGGTTCAGAATGTGAAGAGGTGGTTCCTTCTCCTGGCTCTGCTGAACTCCATCATGAATCCGATTATTTACTCATACAAAGATGATGAGATGTCGAGTACGATGAGGCGCATGATTTGCTGCTCTTCAGAAGAGAAAACCCAAGAGCGACGGTCCTCCAGGATCCCATCCGCAGTGCTCAACAGGAGCACAGATTCTTCCAGCCACTACATAGAAAATGGTATTAGCCAAGGGATTATCAGCGGGAAAGAAAACACATGA